Proteins found in one Brevibacillus brevis genomic segment:
- a CDS encoding ABC transporter substrate-binding protein: MKRFKSLMIGALTAVLAVTAVGCSSSSEQEQQVLNIYSWADNFDPDVIKDFEQKFNVKVNYDVYGSNEEMLAKIQAGASGYDLIQPSDYMVGTMIQLGLLEELNKANIPNMGNIVSTFKTPPFDKENKYSLVYTWGITGIAYNKKYVKEAPTSWNDLWNEAYKGRVIMLNDPREVMGMALIKNGFSNSTTNTEELEKSFADLKKVVPNVVAFDTDNIKQKMIAEEAWIGTVWSGDAAFIHAQNPDVEYVIPKEGATIWADTLAIPKGAKNKEMAEKFINYLMDPEVSVKNYESIGYSNPNEKAYPLHSEEYRSNKMVFLDTADIARAEWLVDVGETLQQYDRYWTEMKSGR; this comes from the coding sequence ATGAAACGTTTCAAGTCCTTGATGATCGGCGCTTTGACCGCCGTACTTGCGGTGACTGCTGTAGGCTGCTCATCGTCATCTGAACAAGAGCAACAAGTATTGAATATTTATAGCTGGGCAGACAACTTCGACCCAGACGTCATCAAAGATTTTGAGCAAAAATTCAACGTGAAGGTCAACTATGATGTATACGGCAGCAACGAAGAAATGCTGGCAAAAATTCAAGCGGGTGCATCCGGTTACGACCTGATTCAACCTTCCGACTACATGGTAGGCACTATGATTCAGCTGGGTCTCCTGGAAGAGTTGAACAAAGCGAACATCCCGAACATGGGCAATATTGTGTCTACGTTCAAGACACCTCCTTTTGACAAAGAAAACAAGTATTCACTCGTATATACATGGGGAATTACCGGGATCGCTTACAACAAGAAATATGTAAAAGAAGCCCCGACAAGCTGGAACGATCTGTGGAATGAAGCTTACAAAGGCCGTGTCATCATGCTGAACGATCCTCGTGAGGTTATGGGAATGGCACTGATCAAGAACGGTTTCTCCAATAGCACGACGAACACAGAGGAACTGGAAAAGTCCTTTGCTGATTTGAAAAAAGTAGTACCGAATGTTGTTGCTTTTGATACAGACAACATCAAGCAAAAGATGATTGCGGAAGAAGCATGGATTGGAACGGTTTGGTCCGGAGACGCCGCTTTCATTCACGCACAAAATCCAGATGTGGAGTACGTCATTCCGAAAGAGGGCGCAACGATCTGGGCAGACACGCTGGCGATTCCAAAAGGCGCTAAGAACAAGGAAATGGCTGAGAAGTTCATCAACTACCTGATGGACCCAGAGGTCAGTGTGAAAAACTACGAATCGATTGGCTATAGTAACCCGAACGAAAAAGCATACCCACTGCACAGTGAAGAATATCGTTCCAACAAGATGGTCTTCCTGGATACAGCAGACATTGCCCGTGCGGAGTGGCTGGTCGATGTAGGAGAAACCTTGCAGCAATACGACCGCTACTGGACTGAAATGAAGAGCGGCAGATAA
- a CDS encoding ABC transporter permease, translating to MKTLRRNALSGYSWLMLVFLYLPILILVLYSFNDSRINATWTGFTWKWYVSLFENRQVMQALMNSLTIGVISSVIATVLGTAAALAVKHYSLRWSNIFNGLMYLPIVIPEIMMGLAMLVLFSQVQMELGKVTLILAHVTFSMPYVMVIISGRLADMGKELEEASQDLGATPWETLRYVTLPLIMPGIIAGFLMAFTLSLDDFIISFFVAGPNSTTLPLYIYGLVKRGVSPEVNALSTLLIVSTVLLVVVAEVFRRKDSKNNQSIF from the coding sequence ATGAAAACATTACGTCGAAACGCACTATCTGGATACTCGTGGCTGATGCTGGTCTTTTTGTATCTGCCAATTTTGATCCTTGTCCTTTATTCGTTCAACGATTCACGGATCAACGCTACGTGGACGGGTTTTACGTGGAAGTGGTACGTTTCTTTGTTTGAAAACAGGCAGGTCATGCAAGCGCTGATGAACAGTTTGACGATTGGGGTTATCAGCAGCGTCATCGCAACGGTTTTGGGTACGGCTGCCGCTCTGGCGGTCAAGCACTATTCGCTTCGTTGGAGCAATATCTTTAACGGGCTGATGTACTTGCCGATCGTCATCCCGGAGATCATGATGGGGTTGGCTATGCTCGTGTTGTTTAGCCAGGTGCAGATGGAGCTGGGGAAAGTGACTCTGATTCTGGCGCATGTCACGTTTAGCATGCCGTATGTGATGGTCATTATCTCTGGACGTTTGGCTGATATGGGCAAGGAACTGGAAGAAGCGTCTCAAGATTTGGGAGCAACTCCTTGGGAGACATTGCGCTATGTGACGTTGCCTCTGATCATGCCAGGGATCATCGCAGGCTTCCTGATGGCGTTTACCCTATCGTTGGACGATTTCATTATTTCGTTCTTCGTGGCTGGTCCGAATTCGACTACATTGCCACTCTACATTTATGGGTTGGTCAAACGAGGCGTCTCGCCAGAAGTGAATGCACTCTCGACGCTTTTGATCGTGAGTACCGTGCTGTTGGTTGTGGTGGCAGAGGTTTTCCGCCGCAAAGACTCAAAAAATAATCAATCCATCTTTTAG
- a CDS encoding ABC transporter permease has protein sequence MGALFVLPMLMIAILSFLKRGTYGQVVYEFTLNNYIRIFDPLYGQIFGDTLVVAVLTTVFSILCGYPLAYYISRLEKSTQQIWLLLVMIPFWINFLVRSYAWVIILRSQGVINTFLQSLGIISEPLPLLYNSGSVLLGMVYTLMPFMVLPIYVSLEQMDRRKLEAAYDLGATPWKAFWHVTLPMTKTGVVTGSILVFVSSIGMFVVPDVMGGAKSALIGNVIQNQFLSARDWPFGSALSIVLMLLSMLLILLYFRATKASETKEGSA, from the coding sequence ATGGGTGCGCTTTTCGTCCTGCCTATGCTTATGATTGCCATACTGTCTTTCCTCAAAAGAGGCACGTACGGGCAAGTTGTCTATGAGTTTACGCTGAACAATTACATCCGTATTTTCGATCCGCTGTATGGCCAAATTTTTGGGGATACGCTGGTCGTAGCGGTTTTAACAACTGTCTTTTCGATTTTGTGCGGCTATCCGTTGGCGTATTACATTTCACGGCTGGAAAAATCGACTCAGCAAATATGGCTTTTGCTCGTGATGATTCCGTTTTGGATCAACTTCTTGGTCCGTTCCTATGCGTGGGTAATCATCCTGCGTTCGCAAGGCGTAATCAATACGTTCCTGCAATCGCTGGGCATTATTTCGGAGCCGCTGCCGCTTCTGTACAATTCGGGCTCTGTCCTGCTCGGGATGGTGTACACTCTTATGCCGTTCATGGTACTGCCGATTTATGTGTCGCTGGAGCAAATGGATCGCCGCAAGCTGGAAGCCGCGTATGATCTGGGCGCAACGCCTTGGAAGGCTTTTTGGCACGTGACTCTGCCGATGACCAAGACAGGTGTCGTCACTGGATCGATCCTCGTCTTTGTTTCTTCCATCGGGATGTTCGTCGTTCCGGATGTGATGGGCGGAGCGAAATCGGCTCTGATCGGAAACGTCATTCAAAATCAATTTTTGTCCGCGCGTGACTGGCCGTTCGGTTCTGCCTTGTCCATCGTGCTGATGCTATTGTCCATGCTGTTGATTCTTCTTTATTTCCGCGCTACCAAAGCGAGCGAGACAAAGGAGGGATCAGCATGA
- a CDS encoding ABC transporter ATP-binding protein: MKKIIHLDSIEKRFADTVVVPSFSLSIEEGEFLTLLGPSGCGKTTLLRMIAGFEQPTTGEIFLDEKPLSAVPPYQRDMNMVFQQYALFPHMTVEQNILFGLKMKKVNAAEQQKRLEEVLQYVQLTELRKRTPKQLSGGQQQRVAIARAIINNPRVLLLDEPLGALDYQLRKSLQLELKNLQKNLGITFIYVTHDQEEAMAMSDRIAVMNKGRIEQIASPAEIYNSPQTLFVATFIGENNIFRENGTNAAVRPEKIKLYPVDSDKDKHKKLGTIADAVFLGNLRKVFIRLEGQDMTVMAHQYAGDGLDWQVGDQVAIGWAQTDEVILPC; this comes from the coding sequence ATGAAAAAAATTATACATCTGGATTCGATTGAAAAGAGATTTGCAGATACTGTCGTCGTCCCCTCTTTTTCTCTCTCCATTGAAGAAGGGGAGTTTTTGACGTTACTCGGCCCCAGTGGCTGTGGGAAAACGACACTGCTGCGAATGATTGCTGGATTTGAGCAGCCAACGACCGGGGAAATTTTCCTGGACGAAAAGCCACTTAGCGCTGTGCCGCCGTATCAACGCGATATGAACATGGTGTTCCAGCAATATGCTTTGTTTCCACACATGACCGTGGAACAAAACATCCTGTTTGGTTTGAAAATGAAAAAAGTGAACGCAGCCGAACAACAGAAGCGTTTGGAGGAAGTACTTCAGTATGTCCAACTGACAGAATTGCGGAAGCGCACGCCAAAGCAGCTGTCTGGCGGACAACAGCAACGCGTAGCAATCGCACGGGCGATTATTAACAACCCACGCGTTCTGCTTCTGGACGAGCCTCTAGGTGCTTTGGACTATCAATTGCGAAAAAGCTTGCAGCTCGAATTGAAAAACTTGCAGAAAAACCTAGGGATAACGTTCATTTACGTTACCCATGACCAAGAAGAAGCGATGGCGATGTCCGATCGAATCGCAGTCATGAACAAGGGACGAATTGAACAGATTGCTTCTCCAGCAGAGATTTACAACTCCCCGCAAACCTTGTTTGTGGCTACCTTTATTGGGGAAAACAACATTTTCCGGGAAAACGGAACGAATGCAGCGGTACGTCCGGAAAAGATCAAGCTGTACCCGGTTGACTCTGACAAGGACAAGCACAAGAAGCTGGGTACCATTGCTGACGCGGTGTTCCTCGGCAATCTGCGCAAGGTATTTATCCGCCTTGAGGGGCAGGATATGACCGTAATGGCACACCAGTACGCAGGTGACGGTCTGGACTGGCAGGTGGGAGATCAAGTGGCCATTGGCTGGGCACAGACGGACGAGGTGATTCTTCCTTGTTAA
- a CDS encoding DMT family transporter: MKDQQKAILAALLNAGITGLSFLFLKMALAVTNPVDTLAHRFTVAFIAASIPIVFGWIKLSIKPKDMLTIIPLAMLYPILFFTLQAFGLVYTTSSEAGIIQATVPIFTMIMAAFFLGESSTWLQKLSTLLSVGGVVYIFAMKGLGVSAGSGSSIGTILILLSAFSLAGYSVLARKMTKSFHYIDMTYMVALLGFVFFNGWSVIRHGAEGTLSTYFAPFASSAFIISIVFLGILSSLMTSFMTNFALSKMEASKLSVFNNLSTLVTIVAGVIFLQEQLAYYHLIGAVMIIIGVIGTNFLGAKFKQKNTPQPKSTSV; encoded by the coding sequence ATGAAAGACCAACAAAAAGCGATTCTTGCGGCATTACTGAATGCAGGGATTACCGGCTTGTCGTTTTTGTTTCTGAAAATGGCACTTGCTGTAACCAATCCGGTTGATACTTTGGCACACCGTTTTACCGTGGCATTTATCGCTGCATCCATCCCGATCGTGTTTGGGTGGATCAAGCTGTCCATCAAACCAAAAGACATGCTCACGATTATACCGCTCGCCATGCTGTACCCCATTCTGTTCTTTACCCTTCAGGCGTTTGGACTGGTGTATACCACTTCGTCGGAAGCAGGGATTATTCAAGCAACCGTTCCGATTTTTACCATGATCATGGCGGCATTCTTTTTGGGAGAGTCTTCTACGTGGCTGCAAAAGCTGTCCACGCTTTTATCCGTCGGAGGTGTCGTGTACATTTTTGCAATGAAGGGGCTGGGTGTAAGCGCAGGCTCAGGGAGCAGTATCGGTACCATTCTCATCCTGTTATCCGCGTTTTCTTTGGCGGGGTATAGTGTTCTGGCGAGAAAAATGACCAAGTCCTTTCATTATATAGATATGACGTATATGGTGGCGTTACTCGGATTTGTGTTTTTTAACGGCTGGTCAGTTATTCGCCATGGTGCAGAGGGGACTTTATCCACGTATTTTGCCCCTTTCGCCAGCTCGGCCTTTATCATCTCGATTGTATTTTTGGGGATACTGTCCTCGCTCATGACGTCATTTATGACCAACTTTGCCTTGTCCAAGATGGAGGCATCCAAACTCAGCGTGTTTAACAATTTGTCTACGCTGGTTACCATCGTGGCAGGCGTTATCTTTTTGCAGGAACAACTGGCATACTATCATCTCATTGGCGCAGTGATGATTATTATCGGGGTGATTGGGACGAACTTCCTGGGGGCAAAATTTAAACAGAAGAACACGCCTCAACCGAAATCCACATCTGTGTGA
- a CDS encoding PLP-dependent aminotransferase family protein — protein MHKYLQLQNELESLIESLSYRDGDRLPSIRELASRYQCSKSTVIRTLDELEKRHLIYSVDRSGYYVVKKQRKIQPADTSTIDFATSAPDPDLFPYIDFQHCINKAIETYKNDLFIYGTTQGLPSLIAVVAKLLGNHQVFTDPGNIFITSGVQQALSLLCSLPFPNGKETILIEQPSYHLFIESLQVRKHPVVGIKRTAQGIDLEELESIFRTGDIKFFYTMPRYHSPLGTSYSRKDKQRIVELAQQYDVYLVEDDYMADLEHDSKADPLFAYDRFSRTIYVKSYSKIIFPGLRLGVAVIPDVLKDSFNQHKRLMDIDSSMLSQAALEIYLKSGMFERHKQKIRSSYHRRSNLLMASLNHFAANEDHLFTFQPLAYPGIHTHIVLTDSIPVPAVISQLKKRSILVDTADKNYLEGFPQENMLKLNVSYAKEAVIEQGIDVLMDVLRRMHR, from the coding sequence ATGCACAAATATTTGCAGCTTCAAAATGAACTTGAATCGTTGATTGAAAGCCTCTCCTATCGAGACGGAGACCGACTTCCCTCCATTCGGGAGCTCGCCTCTCGCTACCAATGCAGCAAGAGTACTGTTATCCGCACCTTGGATGAGCTCGAAAAGCGTCATCTCATCTACTCGGTCGACCGAAGTGGCTACTACGTCGTGAAAAAGCAAAGGAAGATACAACCCGCAGATACGTCGACAATCGATTTTGCGACCTCTGCTCCCGATCCTGACCTCTTTCCTTACATCGACTTTCAACATTGCATCAATAAAGCGATTGAAACCTATAAAAACGATCTTTTCATATACGGAACCACCCAAGGCTTGCCATCGCTCATTGCTGTCGTTGCCAAGCTGCTTGGGAATCATCAGGTTTTTACGGACCCGGGCAATATTTTCATTACCTCCGGTGTCCAACAAGCTCTATCCTTGCTATGCAGTCTTCCTTTTCCAAATGGCAAAGAAACGATTCTGATTGAGCAGCCCAGCTACCATCTTTTCATTGAAAGCTTGCAAGTACGCAAGCATCCTGTCGTCGGGATCAAGCGCACTGCCCAAGGAATCGATTTAGAAGAGCTGGAGTCTATTTTCCGCACGGGAGATATCAAGTTTTTCTACACGATGCCTCGCTATCATAGCCCGCTCGGTACGTCGTACAGCCGAAAGGATAAGCAGCGTATTGTGGAGCTTGCCCAGCAGTACGACGTCTATCTCGTGGAAGACGATTACATGGCAGACCTTGAGCATGACAGCAAAGCCGATCCCCTCTTTGCCTATGACCGTTTTTCTCGCACGATTTATGTAAAAAGCTATTCCAAGATTATTTTTCCCGGGCTCCGTCTGGGTGTAGCTGTTATACCGGATGTGCTAAAGGATTCCTTCAACCAACACAAACGACTCATGGATATCGACAGCTCCATGCTATCTCAAGCGGCGCTGGAAATTTACCTAAAAAGCGGAATGTTCGAGCGACACAAGCAAAAAATACGCAGTTCCTATCACCGGCGATCCAACCTGCTGATGGCGTCCTTGAACCATTTTGCGGCGAATGAAGACCATCTGTTCACCTTTCAGCCCCTTGCATACCCAGGGATTCATACGCACATTGTGTTGACCGATTCCATCCCGGTTCCTGCTGTTATCAGCCAGCTCAAAAAACGTTCGATCCTTGTGGATACTGCCGACAAAAATTATTTGGAGGGCTTTCCGCAAGAAAATATGTTGAAGCTGAATGTGTCCTATGCCAAGGAAGCAGTGATTGAGCAAGGGATTGACGTGTTGATGGATGTGTTACGTCGCATGCACCGTTAA
- a CDS encoding YqaA family protein, producing MFQNILDFLMEYGYLGMFIHSFADAVIFPVPAFFLQVPLSLVDPSQALWIATVGYIACLIGTPVGYLIGKVLGKSVLYKILKKEWIDSATEMFQKKGEVAIFIGSFTPIPFKVFTIMSGCLKFPLWKLIGYAAIGRAVKFYAVGFLFYFYGKMAENMVHNVSLYIFLTVVPLILIGLWVKKIVAKRRQLKMESAGIRNGINEKVMNE from the coding sequence ATGTTTCAGAACATTTTAGATTTCTTAATGGAATACGGCTATTTGGGAATGTTCATTCATTCTTTTGCAGACGCAGTCATCTTCCCCGTTCCTGCCTTCTTTCTTCAAGTGCCACTCAGCCTCGTTGATCCTTCGCAGGCATTGTGGATTGCAACGGTAGGCTACATTGCTTGTCTCATAGGGACTCCCGTCGGTTATTTAATCGGTAAAGTACTAGGCAAATCCGTTCTGTACAAAATCCTCAAAAAGGAATGGATTGACTCTGCAACAGAGATGTTTCAAAAGAAGGGCGAAGTCGCGATCTTCATCGGTTCGTTTACACCGATTCCGTTTAAAGTATTTACAATCATGTCGGGTTGCTTGAAATTCCCGTTGTGGAAGTTGATCGGGTATGCCGCAATTGGACGGGCTGTCAAATTTTACGCAGTCGGATTCTTGTTTTATTTTTACGGTAAAATGGCGGAAAATATGGTCCATAACGTTTCTCTCTATATCTTTCTCACCGTGGTGCCGCTCATCTTGATCGGGTTATGGGTGAAGAAAATCGTCGCCAAGCGCCGCCAGCTGAAAATGGAAAGTGCTGGCATCAGAAATGGCATCAATGAGAAAGTCATGAATGAATAA
- a CDS encoding ATP-dependent Clp protease ATP-binding subunit — translation MHCEICKQREATVTVHIRVQNQQQKYDLCQDCKTKLTNKMGVGMGFSPFSSFSGLDEFLQGFAQGRVNPGKSSGQPQQQSPERGGGILDDLGRNLNDAARAGLIDPVIGREQEIERVIEILNRRNKNNPVLIGEPGVGKTAIAEGLALRITEGQVPTKLKNKQVYILDVASLVAGTGIRGQFEEKMKQVIAELQKRKNVILFVDEIHLLVGAGSAEGSMDAGNILKPALARGELQLIGATTLKEYRVIEKDAALERRLQPVMVKEPTVEQAIEILKGLRPKYEAFHQVAYSDDVIRASVEYSHRYIQDRFLPDKAIDLMDEVGSRLNLRSSTVDTTELHERLAQINQEKKEATEQEAYERAARLRDEEAGILEKLDQIEGTEQRVQVDVTDIQALIEQKTGIPVTKLQSDEQMKMKNLAAHLEAKVIGQSEAVTQVAKAIRRSRAGLKPKNRPIASFLFVGPTGVGKTELSKALAEELFGTRDSMIRLDMSEYMEKHSVSKLIGSPPGYVGHEEAGQLTERVRRNPYSIILLDEIEKAHPDVMHMFLQILEDGRLTDSQGRTVNFKETVIIATSNAGVSERKISVGFGAQAPEPVTVLDSLGAYFKPEFLNRFDSIISFAHLEKQDLVKIVDLLLQDVKGNLSEQGMEISVTDAAKEKLAELGYNPSFGARPLRRVIQQYVEDGIADLVMEEDNVTAMVIDVEDNVIRVKKG, via the coding sequence ATGCATTGTGAAATCTGCAAACAACGTGAAGCAACTGTGACTGTTCATATACGTGTACAAAATCAGCAACAAAAGTACGATCTGTGCCAGGATTGCAAAACAAAGCTAACTAATAAAATGGGAGTGGGCATGGGCTTTAGTCCTTTCTCCTCCTTCTCTGGACTGGATGAGTTCCTGCAAGGCTTTGCCCAAGGTCGGGTGAATCCAGGCAAGTCTTCAGGCCAACCGCAGCAACAATCACCAGAGCGCGGTGGAGGCATCCTCGATGACCTGGGCCGTAATCTAAACGATGCGGCACGTGCCGGACTGATTGACCCTGTGATTGGACGCGAACAAGAAATCGAGCGTGTGATTGAGATTTTGAACCGACGTAACAAAAACAATCCAGTTCTGATCGGGGAGCCAGGCGTCGGGAAGACGGCGATTGCGGAAGGCCTCGCTCTGCGCATTACGGAAGGGCAAGTACCGACCAAGTTGAAAAACAAGCAGGTGTACATTTTAGATGTCGCCTCTCTGGTGGCAGGGACGGGAATACGTGGACAGTTCGAGGAAAAAATGAAGCAAGTAATTGCCGAGCTGCAGAAACGCAAAAACGTCATCCTGTTTGTGGATGAGATTCATCTCTTGGTGGGAGCAGGCTCTGCGGAAGGCTCCATGGATGCAGGGAACATCCTGAAGCCTGCACTGGCTCGCGGTGAGTTGCAATTGATTGGGGCAACTACGCTAAAAGAGTATCGCGTCATTGAAAAAGACGCTGCTCTGGAGCGCCGCCTGCAGCCAGTTATGGTCAAAGAACCAACCGTAGAACAAGCCATCGAGATTTTAAAAGGATTGCGTCCGAAATACGAAGCATTCCACCAAGTCGCTTACTCGGATGATGTCATCCGTGCCTCCGTGGAATACTCCCATCGTTACATCCAGGATCGATTCTTGCCTGACAAGGCGATTGATCTCATGGATGAAGTGGGCTCGCGCTTGAATCTGAGATCCTCAACGGTTGATACGACAGAGCTGCATGAGCGGCTGGCGCAAATCAATCAGGAGAAAAAAGAAGCGACGGAGCAAGAAGCATACGAACGAGCTGCCCGTTTGAGAGACGAGGAAGCGGGTATTTTAGAGAAGCTGGATCAAATCGAAGGCACGGAGCAACGCGTCCAGGTTGACGTCACAGACATCCAAGCCTTGATCGAGCAAAAGACCGGGATTCCGGTAACCAAGCTGCAAAGTGATGAGCAGATGAAAATGAAGAACCTGGCGGCCCATTTGGAAGCAAAAGTTATTGGTCAATCCGAGGCAGTCACACAAGTAGCGAAGGCGATTCGACGCAGTCGTGCAGGCCTGAAACCGAAAAACAGACCGATTGCTTCCTTCCTGTTCGTCGGTCCGACTGGCGTAGGGAAAACAGAGCTGTCCAAAGCGCTGGCAGAGGAGCTGTTTGGTACCCGCGATTCGATGATCCGCCTCGATATGAGCGAGTACATGGAGAAGCACTCGGTATCCAAATTGATCGGTTCTCCTCCTGGCTACGTCGGTCATGAAGAAGCAGGTCAATTGACAGAGCGCGTACGCCGCAACCCGTACAGCATTATCCTGCTGGATGAGATTGAAAAAGCACACCCGGACGTGATGCACATGTTCCTGCAAATTCTGGAGGATGGTCGTCTGACAGACAGTCAAGGCCGTACGGTGAATTTTAAGGAGACGGTTATCATTGCGACGAGCAATGCTGGTGTGAGCGAGCGTAAAATCTCCGTTGGCTTTGGAGCACAGGCGCCTGAGCCTGTCACCGTGCTGGATTCTCTGGGAGCGTACTTCAAGCCGGAGTTCCTGAACCGCTTCGACTCGATCATCTCCTTTGCCCATCTGGAAAAACAGGATTTGGTCAAAATCGTCGATCTGCTGCTGCAAGATGTCAAGGGCAATCTGTCTGAGCAAGGAATGGAGATCAGCGTGACAGATGCCGCAAAAGAAAAGCTGGCTGAGCTGGGCTACAATCCTTCCTTTGGGGCACGTCCATTGCGTCGCGTGATTCAGCAATACGTCGAGGATGGCATTGCGGACCTGGTGATGGAAGAAGACAATGTGACAGCTATGGTCATTGATGTCGAGGACAATGTAATTCGTGTGAAAAAAGGATAA
- a CDS encoding MFS transporter: MPSIIYLLAVAIFAMTTSEFMVAGMMNELADDFGVSIPSIGYFITAYAGAMVIGGPVLTATLLHIRRKQALLSLVAVFFIGQALGAIAWNYESMMLARILTGIASSAAFGISVSISASLVPPHSRGKAASIVLAGLMIATVIGLPLTTVIAQYFGWRMSFWAVAVAVLLSGILIQWMLPSSAQRDQMNGKDELASFQNPHLWAAYATSMLIIGGTFAAFSYFTPILTGVTAFSDASIPYLLALYGIATVIGNSVIGRLADRFTMRILVTGISILLGALVLFAVGAENKWIAVLSIVLIGLTGVAMNPAMIARVMKTAGSGTMVNTVHTSFITLGVAIGSSLGGIGISSGYGLVSPLWVGACLAVIGLLSIVPYLKKSKV; encoded by the coding sequence ATGCCGTCGATTATTTATTTGTTAGCGGTAGCGATTTTTGCGATGACGACTTCTGAATTTATGGTGGCTGGGATGATGAATGAACTTGCCGATGATTTTGGCGTGTCGATCCCATCCATCGGGTATTTCATTACGGCGTATGCGGGGGCAATGGTGATAGGAGGTCCCGTCCTGACAGCAACTCTCTTGCATATTCGCCGAAAACAAGCGCTGCTTTCTTTGGTTGCCGTCTTCTTTATTGGTCAAGCGTTAGGGGCAATAGCTTGGAATTACGAGTCGATGATGCTTGCTCGTATCCTAACGGGTATCGCTTCATCCGCAGCGTTTGGTATCTCCGTCAGTATTTCAGCCAGCTTGGTTCCCCCTCATTCACGGGGAAAGGCTGCTTCGATTGTCTTGGCAGGCTTAATGATTGCTACTGTCATCGGGCTCCCTCTGACAACCGTGATTGCACAATATTTCGGCTGGAGAATGAGCTTTTGGGCTGTTGCGGTAGCCGTATTATTATCAGGGATCTTGATTCAATGGATGCTCCCTTCCTCTGCACAAAGAGACCAGATGAATGGAAAGGATGAGCTTGCCAGTTTTCAAAATCCACACCTTTGGGCCGCGTATGCAACGAGTATGCTGATCATTGGTGGTACGTTCGCAGCGTTTAGTTATTTTACTCCGATTCTTACCGGTGTAACGGCATTTTCGGATGCGAGTATCCCGTATTTGCTTGCCCTTTACGGTATCGCGACCGTGATCGGAAATAGCGTGATTGGCAGACTTGCCGATCGTTTTACCATGCGAATCCTTGTAACGGGAATAAGCATACTCCTAGGGGCATTGGTTCTGTTTGCGGTAGGTGCCGAAAATAAATGGATCGCAGTGCTGTCCATTGTTCTGATTGGGTTGACGGGCGTAGCGATGAATCCGGCCATGATTGCACGCGTTATGAAAACAGCAGGCAGTGGGACGATGGTAAACACGGTACATACTTCCTTTATTACATTGGGAGTTGCCATTGGTTCTTCTTTAGGTGGGATCGGAATCAGCAGTGGCTATGGACTTGTTTCACCATTGTGGGTAGGTGCTTGTTTAGCTGTAATCGGGTTACTTTCAATCGTTCCCTACCTGAAAAAGAGCAAAGTTTAA
- a CDS encoding TetR/AcrR family transcriptional regulator — translation MSKRGRPRDFDYASIVDVAMKTFWSKGYNGCSTHDLCSDTGLGKGSLYNTFGSKQDLYLAVVEHYHDTGLREQRALLESPGSVKERLQNFLAWALVEDFESTNPKGCLLINAGLERAKEDPKIEEIVSRHVELLKQTMEKVMEEGLRTGEISKKRSAVDLASLFLSSYYGFRVLNTSTQNRTLAEQIMNGTIESIFGA, via the coding sequence GTGAGCAAACGCGGCAGACCTCGTGATTTTGATTACGCGTCCATCGTAGATGTGGCTATGAAAACATTTTGGTCAAAAGGCTACAATGGTTGTTCTACACATGATTTATGCAGTGATACTGGACTGGGGAAAGGCAGCTTGTACAATACGTTTGGCAGCAAACAGGACCTGTATCTCGCAGTGGTGGAACACTATCACGATACCGGGCTTCGTGAACAGCGGGCATTATTGGAGAGTCCGGGTTCTGTGAAAGAACGGTTGCAAAATTTTTTGGCTTGGGCATTGGTGGAAGACTTTGAATCTACGAATCCAAAGGGGTGTTTGCTGATCAATGCGGGATTGGAACGGGCAAAAGAAGATCCCAAGATTGAAGAAATTGTCTCCAGACATGTTGAACTTCTGAAGCAGACCATGGAAAAAGTGATGGAGGAAGGCTTGCGAACGGGCGAAATCTCCAAAAAACGATCTGCGGTGGATTTGGCAAGCTTATTTTTAAGCAGTTACTACGGCTTTCGTGTGTTGAATACATCCACACAGAATCGGACATTGGCTGAACAAATCATGAATGGCACGATAGAATCTATCTTCGGCGCGTAA